A single window of Nicotiana sylvestris chromosome 3, ASM39365v2, whole genome shotgun sequence DNA harbors:
- the LOC138887209 gene encoding uncharacterized protein has translation MGKLSPRFNGPFEILDRVGYVAYKLTLLPSLSAVHPVFHVSMLRKYHGDPFHVLDFSTVQLDKELTYEEEPVAILDRQVRQLRSKKFPSVPIQWRGQPTEAATWQSESDMRSRYLHLFPDSGISFLCPFEDERFFRGGRCDDPKGHHLIYK, from the coding sequence atgggcaagctaagccctaggttcaatggtccttttgagattcttgatcgagtgggataTGTGGCTTACAAACTTACGTTGCTgccgagtttatcagctgtgcacccagtgtttcatgtgtccatgcttcggaagtaccaCGGAGATCCATTccacgtgttagactttagcactgtccagttggacaaggaattGACCTATgaagaggagccggtagctattctagaccggcaggttcgtcagttgagatcgaagaagttCCCTTCTGTTCCtattcaatggagaggtcagcctaccgAAGCAGCTACCTGgcagtccgagtctgatatgcggagccgttatctccatcttttccccgactcaggtatttcttttctatgtccatttgaggacgaacggttTTTTAGAGGGGGAcgatgtgatgatccaaaaggtcatcacttgatttacaagtaa